The following proteins are co-located in the Calliphora vicina chromosome 2, idCalVici1.1, whole genome shotgun sequence genome:
- the Mhc gene encoding myosin heavy chain, muscle isoform X25, which produces MPRPIASQEDEDPSPYLFVSLEQRRIDQSKPYDSKKNCWVPDEKEGYLLGEIKATKGDIVSVSLPGGETKDFKKDQLQQVNPPKYEKAEDMSNLTYLNDASVLHNLRQRYYNKLIYTYSGLFCVAINPYKRYPVYTNRCAKMYRGKRRNEVPPHIFAISDGAYVDMLTNHVNQSMLITGESGAGKTENTKKVIAYFATVGASTKKDESQKNKGSLEDQVVQTNPVLEAFGNAKTVRNDNSSRFGKFIRIHFGPTGKLAGADIETYLLEKARVISQQSLERSYHIFYQIMSGSVAGVKDYCLLSNNVYDYHIVSQGKVTVASIDDADEFHLTDQAFDILGFTKQEKEDVYRITAAVMHMGGMKFKQRGREEQAEQDGEEEGGRVAKLFGCDCAELYKNLLKPRIKVGNEFVTQGRNVQQVTNSIGALCKGVFDRLFKWLVKKCNETLDTKQKRQHFIGVLDIAGFEIFDFNGFEQLCINFTNEKLQQFFNHHMFVLEQEEYKREGIDWAFIDFGMDLLACIDLIEKPMGILSILEEESMFPKATDQTFAEKLTNTHLGKSAPFQKPKPPKPGQQAAHFAIGHYAGVVSYNITGWLEKNKDPLNDTVVDQFKKSQNKLLIEIFADHPGQSGGGEQAKGGRGKKGGGFATVSSAYKEQLNSLMTTLRSTQPHFVRCIIPNEMKQPGLVDAHLVMHQLTCNGVLEGIRICRKGFPNRMVYSDFKQRYMILAPAIMVAEKQPKNAAAKCLESVGLDSDMYRIGHTKVFFRAGVLGQMEEFRDERLGKIMSWMQAWARGYLARKGFKKLQEQRVALKVVQRNLRKYLQLRTWPWYKLWQKVKPLLNVSRVEDEIARLEEKAKKAEEAHAAEVKVRKELEALNAKLLAEKTALLDSLSGEKGALQDYQERCSKLQAQKNDLENQLRDIQERLTQEEDARNQLFQQKKKGDQEVSGLKKDIEDLELSVQKAEQDKATKDHQIRNLNDEIAHQDELINKLNKEKKMQGESNQKTGEELQAAEDKINHLNKVKSKLEQTLDELEDSLEREKKLRGDIEKSKRKVEGDLKLTQEAVSDLERNKKELEQTIQRKDKELSSITAKLEDEQVVVSKHQRQIKELQARIEELEEEVEAERQARAKAEKQRADLARELEELGERLEEAGGATSAQIELNKKREAELSKLRRDLEEANIQHESTLANLRKKHNDSIAEMAEQVDQLNKLKAKAEHDRQTCHNELNQTRSACDQLSRDKAAQEKIAKQLQHTLNEVQSKLDETNRTLNDFDAAKKKLSIENSDLLRQLEEAESQVSQLSKIKISLTTQLEDTKRLADEESRERATLLGKFRNLEHDLDNLREQVEEEAEGKADLQRQLSKANAEAQIWRSKYESDGVARSEELEEAKRKLQARLAEAEETIESLNQKCIGLEKTKQRLSTEVEDLQLEVDRANAIANAAEKKQKAFDKIIGEWKLKVDDLAAELDASQKECRNYSTELFRLKGAYEEGQEQLEAVRRENKNLADEVKDLLDQIGEGGRNIHEIEKARKRLEAEKDELQAALEEAEAALEQEENKVLRAQLELSQVRQEIDRRIQEKEEEFENTRKNHQRALDSMQASLEAEAKGKAEALRMKKKLEADINELEIALDHANKANAEAQKNIKRYQQQLKDIQTALEEEQRARDDAREQLGISERRANALQNELEESRTLLEQADRGRRQAEQELADAHEQLNEVSAQNASISAAKRKLESELQTLHSDLDELLNEAKNSEEKAKKAMVDAARLADELRAEQDHAQTQEKLRKALEQQIKELQVRLDEAEANALKGGKKAIQKLEQRCRELENELDGEQRRHADAQKNLRKSERRIKELSFQSEEDRKNHERMQDLVDKLQQKIKTYKRQIEEAEEIAALNLAKFRKAQQELEEAEERADMAEQAISKFRAKGRAGSVGRGASPAPRAMSVRPQLDGMAFPPRFDLAPEDF; this is translated from the exons ATGCCGCGTCCAATTGCTAGCCAAGAAGATGAGGATCCAAGCCCATACTTGTTTGTATCATTGGAACAAAGGCGTATCGATCAATCGAAACCCTATGACTCTAAGAAGAACTGTTGGGTTCCCGATGAGAAAGAGGGTTATCTCCTTGGTGAAATTAAGGCCACCAAGGGTGATATCGTCAGCGTTAGCTTGCCCGGCGGTGAG ACCAAAGATTTCAAGAAAGATCAGCTCCAACAAGTCAACCCTCCCAAATACGAGAAGGCTGAGGATATGTCCAACTTGACATACCTTAACGATGCCTCCGTACTCCATAACTTGAGACAACGTTACTACAACAAGCTTATCTAC accTACTCTGGTCTTTTCTGCGTTGCCATCAATCCCTACAAGCGTTACCCCGTATATACCAACCGTTGCGCTAAGATGTACCGTGGTAAGCGCCGTAATGAAGTGCCACCCCATATTTTCGCCATTTCTGATGGTGCCTACGTCGACATGTTGACCAACCACGTCAATCAATCTATGTTGATTACCGGTGAGTCTGGTGCTGGTAAGACTGAAAACACCAAGAAGGTAATTGCTTACTTCGCCACCGTCGGTGCCTCCACCAAGAAGGACGAATCCCAAAAGAACAAGGGTTCCTTGGAAGATCAAGTCGTACAAACCAATCCTGTTCTTGAAGCCTTCGGTAACGCCAAGACCGTCCGTAACGATAACTCTTCTCGTTTC GGTAAATTCATCCGTATTCATTTCGGCCCCACTGGTAAATTGGCTGGTGCTGATATTGAAACTT ACTTGTTGGAAAAGGCTCGTGTCATCTCCCAACAATCTTTGGAACGTTCTTACCACATTTTCTACCAGATCATGTCTGGTTCTGTTGCCGGTGTTAAAG attACTGTTTGTTGTCCAACAACGTCTACGATTACCACATTGTCTCTCAGGGCAAGGTTACTGTTGCCAGTATCGATGATGCTGATGAATTCCACCTTACCGAT caaGCCTTCGATATCTTGGGCTTCACCAAGCAAGAAAAGGAAGATGTCTACAGAATCACCGCCGCTGTCATGCACATGGGTGGCATGAAGTTCAAGCAACGTGGTCGCGAAGAACAGGCTGAACAAGATGGTGAAGAAGAAGGTGGCCGTGTTGCCAAGTTGTTCGGTTGCGATTGCGCTGAATTGTACAAGAACTTGTTGAAACCCCGCATTAAGGTCGGTAACGAATTCGTCACCCAAGGTCGTAACGTACAACAAGTCACCAACTCCATCGGTGCTCTCTGCAAGGGTGTCTTCGATCGTCTCTTCAAATGGTTGGTCAAGAAGTGTAACGAAACTTTGGATACCAAGCAAAAACGTCAACACTTCATTGGTGTATTGGATATTGCtggttttgaaattttcgac TTCAATGGTTTCGAACAATTGTGTATCAACTTTACTAATGAGAAGTTGCAACAATTCTTTAACCATCACATGTTTGTGTTGGAACAAGAAGAATACAAGCGCGAAGGCATTGACTGGGCCTTTATTGATTTCGGTATGGATTTGTTGGCCTGTATTGATTTGATTGAAAAG cCTATGGGTATCTTGTCCATCCTTGAAGAAGAGTCTATGTTCCCCAAGGCTACTGATCAAACATTCGCCGAAAAGTTGACCAACACTCACTTGGGCAAATCTGCTCCCTTCCAGAAGCCCAAGCCTCCAAAGCCTGGTCAACAAGCTGCTCACTTCGCTATTGGCCATTATGCTGGTGTTGTATCCTATAACATCACCGGTTGGTTGGAAAAGAACAAGGATCCCTTGAACGACACTGTTGTCGATCAATTCAAGAAGTCTCAAAACAAATTGTTGATCGAAATCTTCGCTGATCACCCTGGCCAATCCGGTGGCGGTGAACAAGCTAAGGGCGGTCGTGGTAAGAAGGGTGGTGGCTTCGCTACTGTATCTTCAGCCTACAAGGAACAATTGAACAGCTTGATGACCACCTTGCGTTCAACTCAACCTCATTTCGTACGTTGCATCATTCCCAACGAAATGAAACAACCTGGTCTTGTAGATGCTCATTTGGTTATGCATCAATTGACCTGTAACGGTGTACTTGAAGGTATCCGTATTTGCCGTAAAGGTTTCCCCAACAGAATGGTATACTCTGATTTCAAGCAACG TTATATGATTTTGGCTCCAGCCATTATGGTTGCTGAAAAACAACCCAAGAATGCCGCAGCCAAGTGTTTGGAATCTGTCGGTTTGGATTCCGATATGTACCGTATTGGTCACACCAAG GTGTTCTTCCGTGCCGGTGTCTTGGGTCAAATGGAAGAATTCCGTGATGAACGTTTGGGCAAGATCATGTCCTGGATGCAAGCCTGGGCTCGCGGTTACTTGGCTCGCAAGGGCTTCAAGAAATTGCAAGAACAACGTGTTGCCCTCAAGGTTGTGCAACGCAACTTGCGCAAATACTTGCAATTGCGTACCTGGCCCTGGTACAAATTGTGGCAAAAGGTCAAGCCTTTGCTCAATGTATCCCGCGTTGAAGATGAAATTGCT CGTCTTGAAGAGAAGGCTAAGAAGGCTGAAGAAGCTCATGCTGCCGAAGTTAAGGTACGCAAGGAATTGGAAGCCCTTAATGCTAAGTTGTTAGCTGAAAAGACTGCCTTGTTGGACTCCTTGTCCGGCGAAAAGGGTGCTTTGCAAGACTACCAAGAAAGATGCTCCAAACTCCAAGCCCAAAAGAACGACCTCGAAAATCAATTGCGC GACATCCAAGAGCGCTTGACCCAAGAGGAAGATGCCCGCAACCAATTGTTCCAACAGAAAAAGAAGGGTGACCAAGAAGTCTCTGGCCTCAAAAAGGACATTGAAGACTTGGAATTGAGCGTCCAAAAGGCCGAACAAGATAAGGCTACCAAGGACCACCAAATCCGCAACTTGAACGATGAAATCGCCCACCAAGACGAACTCATCAACAAGTTGAACAAGGAGAAGAAGATGCAAGGTGAATCCAACCAGAAGACTGGTGAGGAACTCCAAGCCGCCGAAGACAAGATCAACCACTTGAACAAGGTCAAGTCCAAGTTGGAACAAACCTTGGATGAATTGGAAGACTCCTTGGAACGCGAGAAGAAATTGCGCGGTGACATCGAGAAGTCCAAGCGCAAGGTTGAAGGTGACTTGAAACTTACCCAAGAAGCCGTCTCCGATTTGGAACGCAACAAAAAGGAATTGGAACAAACCATCCAACGCAAGGACAAGGAATTGTCCTCCATCACCGCCAAATTGGAAGATGAACAAGTTGTTGTCAGCAAGCACCAACGCCAAATCAAGGAATTGCAAGCCCGCATCGAAGAATTGGAAGAAGAAGTCGAAGCCGAACGTCAAGCTCGCGCCAAGGCTGAGAAACAACGTGCTGATTTGGCTCGCGAATTGGAGGAATTGGGTGAACGTCTTGAAGAAGCCGGTGGTGCTACTTCTGCCCAAATTGAACTCAACAAGAAGCGTGAAGCCGAACTCAGCAAATTGCGTCGTGACTTGGAAGAAGCCAACATTCAACATGAATCTACCTTGGCTAACTTGCGCAAGAAGCACAACGATTCTATCGCTGAAATGGCCGAACAAGTTGATCAACTCAACAAATTGAAGGCTAA GGCTGAACACGATCGCCAGACTTGCCACAATGAGTTGAACCAAACTCGTTCTGCCTGCGATCAACTTTCTCGTGATAAG gCTGCCCAAGAAAAGATTGCCAAGCAATTGCAACACACCCTCAATGAAGTCCAATCCAAATTGGATGAAACCAACAGAACCCTCAACGACTTCGATGCCGCCAAGAAGAAGCTTTCCATTGAAAACTCCGACCTCTTGCGCCAATTGGAAGAAGCCGAATCCCAAGTTTCCCAATTGTCCAAGATCAAGATCTCCCTCACCACTCAATTGGAAGATACCAAGCGTTTGGCTGATGAAGAATCCCGCGAACGTGCCACCCTTTTGGGCAAATTCCGCAACTTGGAACACGACTTGGATAACCTCCGCGAACAAGTAGAAGAAGAAGCTGAAGGCAAGGCCGATTTGCAACGTCAACTCAGCAAGGCTAACGCTGAAGCTCAAATCTGGCGCAGCAAGTACGAATCTGATGGTGTTGCCCGCTCCGAAGAATTGGAAGAAGCCAAGAGGAAGTTGCAAGCTCGCTTGGCCGAAGCCGAGGAAACCATCGAATCCCTCAACCAAAAATGCATTGGCCTCGAGAAGACCAAGCAACGCTTGTCCACCGAAGTCGAAGATTTGCAATTGGAAGTCGACCGTGCCAACGCTATTGCCAACGCCGCCGAGAAGAAACAAAAGGCCTTCGACAAGATCATTGGCGAATGGAAACTTAAGGTTGACGATTTGGCTGCTGAACTTGATGCCTCCCAAAAGGAATGCCGCAACTACTCCACCGAATTGTTCCGTCTCAAGGGTGCCTACGAAGAAGGCCAAGAACAATTGGAAGCCGTCCGTCGTGAAAACAAGAACTTGGCTGATGAAGTCAAGGACTTGCTCGACCAAATCGGTGAAGGTGGCCGCAACATTCACGAAATCGAAAAGGCCCGCAAACGCTTGGAAGCCGAAAAGGATGAACTCCAAGCTGCCCTCGAAGAAGCTGAAGCTGCTTTGGAACAAGAAGAAAACAAGGTATTGCGCGCTCAATTGGAATTGTCCCAAGTTCGTCAAGAAATCGATCGCCGCATCCAAGAGAAGGAAGAAGAATTCGAAAACACCCGCAAGAACCACCAACGTGCTCTCGACTCCATGCAAGCCTCCCTCGAAGCCGAAGCCAAGGGTAAGGCTGAGGCCCTTCGCATGAAGAAGAAGTTGGAAGCTGACATCAACGAATTGGAAATTGCTTTGGATCACGCCAACAAG GCTAACGCCGAGGCCCAAAAGAACATCAAACGCTACCAACAACAACTCAAGGACATCCAAACCGCCCTTGAAGAAGAACAAAGAGCTCGTGATGATGCCCGCGAACAATTGGGTATCTCCGAACGTCGTGCCAACGCTCTCCAAAACGAATTGGAAGAATCCCGCACCCTCCTCGAACAAGCCGATCGCGGTCGTCGTCAAGCCGAACAAGAATTGGCCGATGCCCACGAACAACTCAACGAAGTTTCCGCCCAAAACGCCTCCATCTCCGCTGCCAAGAGGAAATTGGAATCTGAACTCCAAACACTCCACTCTGATTTGGATGAATTATTGAACGAAGCCAAGAACTCCGAAGAGAAGGCCAAGAAGGCTATGGTTGATGCTGCCCGTCTCGCCGATGAACTCCGCGCTGAACAAGACCACGCCCAAACCCAAGAAAAACTCAGAAAGGCCCTTGAACAACAAATCAAGGAATTGCAAGTCCGTTTGGATGAAGCTGAAGCCAACGCCCTCAAGGGAGGCAAGAAGGCTATCCAAAAATTGGAACAACGCTGCCGCGAATTGGAGAACGAATTGGATGGTGAACAAAGAAGACACGCCGATGCCCAAAAGAACCTCCGCAAATCCGAACGTCGCATTAAGGAATTGAGCTTCCAATCTGAAGAAGACCGCAAGAACCACGAACGTATGCAAGACTTGGTTGACAAACTCCAACAAAAGATCAAGACATACAAGAGGCAAATCGAAGAAGCCGAAGAAATCGCCGCCCTCAACTTGGCCAAATTCCGCAAAGCCCAACAAGAACTTGAAGAAGCCGAAGAACGTGCCGATATGGCTGAACAAGCCATCAGCAAATTCCGTGCCAAGGGACGTGCCGGTTCCGTTGGCCGTGGTGCCAGCCCCGCG CCCCGTGCTATGTCCGTGCGGCCACAATTGGACGGTATGGCTTTCCCACCAAGATTCGACCTTGCTCCCGAAGATTTCTAA